From a single Phycisphaeraceae bacterium genomic region:
- the cadA gene encoding cadmium-translocating P-type ATPase, which produces MTTTTLKIRGMRCGSCVNHVQKSLTAVRGVKQASVNLATEEATVTHDPAQANVPALIQAVEQAGYEALPEGDGGEKDEEDIGSSPAATESPPSQSRADEERKSRQEMRGEVIRLIVGAVLTIPVVVLGMFFHDAMWAAWPQLLLATPIQIYLGWPFFKGAFKSARHFRADMDTLVALGTSVAFIYSAVVTLEGGHRVYFDTAVVILVLISVGKLLEHRARASAASAIRGLMEIQPTTATIIRGDQEVSVPIDAVRPGDIVLVRPGQKIPVDGAIIEGRSAIDQSMVTGESMPVEVGPGDEVIGGTLNQSGAFRFTATQTGEGMLLARVITLVKQAQASKAGVQRIADAVAGVFVPVVLLIAIATLLGWGLLGRGDDRWITAMTNTVAVLIVACPCALGLATPTAIMVGTGLGAREGILIKDAAALARAGKLTHVVFDKTGTLTEGRPGVVDVVALPGANRGAKQIVALAAAVERGSEHPLGRAIVEYARQTNESIPNASDFQSTVGFGVEAVVDGQTVRVHRAEGALAKSPEVETQRRAGRTAVVVSIGDQPIGIIALTDEIKPSAQAAVAELHRLNLRVTMLTGDHAVTAQAVATKLGIDDVLAGALPTQKHEKIESLRQRGAVVAMVGDGINDAPALAAADIGMAMGSRILSASNKPLHNRAERLEKDKKSVDLPSSFQADGQTESVLTEVHAPSDIALDAGHVVLVGGDPAMVPRAILLSRATMKRIYAGLFWAFLYNVILIPIAVAGWLHPMLAAGAMALSSVSVVINALWLRWRWRPRDSST; this is translated from the coding sequence ATGACAACGACAACACTCAAAATACGTGGAATGAGATGCGGCTCATGTGTTAACCATGTGCAAAAGAGCCTCACCGCGGTCCGTGGCGTGAAGCAGGCGTCGGTAAACCTTGCGACAGAGGAGGCCACCGTAACCCATGATCCTGCTCAAGCAAACGTCCCTGCACTGATTCAAGCAGTCGAGCAAGCTGGCTATGAAGCCCTGCCGGAAGGTGATGGAGGTGAGAAGGACGAGGAGGATATAGGCTCCTCACCAGCAGCGACTGAATCACCACCGAGTCAATCTCGCGCAGACGAAGAGCGTAAGTCGCGCCAAGAAATGAGGGGCGAGGTGATCCGTCTGATCGTCGGAGCTGTGCTTACGATCCCCGTTGTTGTTCTGGGAATGTTCTTTCACGATGCGATGTGGGCAGCGTGGCCGCAGCTTCTTCTTGCTACTCCCATTCAGATTTATCTCGGATGGCCCTTTTTCAAGGGAGCCTTCAAGTCCGCGAGACACTTCCGCGCTGATATGGACACACTTGTTGCGCTGGGGACATCTGTGGCGTTCATCTATTCCGCGGTGGTCACGCTGGAAGGCGGACACCGTGTTTATTTCGATACGGCCGTTGTCATTCTCGTGCTTATCAGTGTTGGGAAATTGCTGGAACATCGCGCAAGGGCAAGTGCAGCATCAGCGATCCGCGGCCTCATGGAAATCCAGCCCACAACAGCGACCATTATCCGCGGCGATCAGGAAGTCAGCGTTCCGATCGATGCAGTACGTCCTGGTGATATTGTCCTCGTACGTCCTGGACAGAAGATACCCGTTGATGGCGCGATCATTGAAGGACGCTCTGCGATCGACCAATCAATGGTAACCGGCGAATCGATGCCGGTAGAGGTCGGGCCGGGTGATGAAGTGATCGGCGGTACGCTCAATCAGTCCGGTGCATTTCGATTCACGGCCACGCAGACTGGTGAGGGGATGCTGCTTGCTCGTGTGATCACACTGGTCAAGCAGGCGCAGGCATCGAAAGCTGGTGTTCAGCGGATCGCGGATGCGGTCGCTGGAGTTTTTGTCCCTGTCGTTCTCTTGATTGCGATTGCGACATTATTGGGTTGGGGGTTGTTGGGGCGAGGTGATGATCGGTGGATCACCGCGATGACGAATACTGTCGCGGTACTCATCGTTGCATGTCCATGTGCGCTGGGATTAGCGACGCCGACCGCCATCATGGTGGGAACAGGACTTGGCGCACGAGAAGGGATATTGATCAAGGATGCCGCTGCACTGGCGCGGGCGGGAAAGCTGACGCATGTCGTTTTTGACAAAACCGGGACGCTGACGGAAGGGCGGCCGGGAGTAGTGGACGTGGTGGCGTTACCCGGAGCTAATAGAGGAGCAAAACAGATTGTTGCATTGGCTGCGGCGGTGGAAAGAGGAAGCGAACATCCGTTGGGGCGGGCGATCGTGGAATACGCTCGACAAACCAATGAATCGATTCCGAATGCATCCGACTTTCAGAGCACCGTTGGTTTTGGTGTCGAAGCAGTGGTCGATGGTCAGACGGTAAGGGTTCACCGTGCTGAAGGGGCCTTGGCCAAGTCACCGGAAGTTGAGACACAGCGGCGCGCAGGACGGACGGCTGTGGTTGTCTCAATCGGTGACCAACCGATCGGCATTATCGCGCTGACAGACGAAATCAAACCGTCGGCACAGGCCGCTGTTGCCGAACTTCACCGCCTGAACCTGCGGGTAACCATGCTGACGGGTGATCACGCGGTAACTGCGCAGGCTGTTGCGACGAAACTCGGCATTGATGACGTTCTGGCTGGCGCACTTCCTACTCAGAAACACGAAAAAATCGAATCACTCCGTCAACGCGGGGCGGTGGTTGCGATGGTTGGCGATGGAATCAATGATGCACCAGCGCTGGCGGCAGCGGATATAGGGATGGCGATGGGCAGCCGGATTTTATCTGCCTCCAATAAACCGCTACATAACAGAGCGGAGCGATTAGAGAAAGACAAGAAAAGTGTTGATCTGCCGTCGTCATTTCAGGCAGATGGACAAACGGAGAGTGTTTTGACCGAGGTACATGCTCCATCCGATATTGCATTGGACGCCGGCCATGTTGTGCTTGTCGGTGGTGATCCAGCCATGGTGCCGCGAGCGATCTTACTTAGCCGTGCAACCATGAAGCGGATTTATGCCGGCTTGTTCTGGGCATTCCTATACAACGTGATTCTCATTCCCATCGCGGTTGCCGGTTGGTTGCACCCGATGCTGGCAGCAGGAGCGATGGCGTTGAGTTCGGTCAGTGTCGTGATCAACGCACTTTGGCTGAGATGGCGGTGGCGACCACGCGATTCCTCAACTTAA
- a CDS encoding redoxin domain-containing protein has product MHTLRTVVAAVLIFGIQSFAGAVTVGDRPQYQFKSTTGQTITDENMRGRMVLIDFWATWCGPCMNEAEHMVQIHRKYGPLGLQIIGVSLDTNAGKMSSVVKEKGFTWPQIYEGKAWDNPLLPSWGIKGIPATFLISPDGELIWSGHPANIDVPLAEALKKYGSKLKKRNAGDSLRETIGEALTAVTKRNDYAEALSLIQDFPDAAIKNREAAEDAAALVAAYRFPRDEEAKLAATEALSTNEAGAKVIAGFEATILANNAFGPTTQPATVKPATTSPDDLVSKDKTDTDTEAASIPVESTNTSRNAAAISRAMFNSADRRKTAGDHVAAYRQFKATAAQFPATPSGRKAVLRVNAYERDKRFIDAYRAAAGEKEAIEIMNTAASYEKAGKHEQAIPLYQEIIEKYPETATALKARKALEKK; this is encoded by the coding sequence ATGCACACACTGCGAACCGTCGTTGCCGCGGTACTTATTTTCGGGATCCAAAGTTTTGCAGGCGCGGTAACCGTAGGCGATCGACCGCAATATCAGTTCAAGTCCACTACCGGCCAAACCATCACGGATGAAAACATGCGTGGCCGCATGGTACTCATTGACTTCTGGGCAACGTGGTGCGGTCCCTGCATGAACGAGGCCGAGCACATGGTTCAGATTCATAGAAAATATGGACCGTTGGGTTTGCAGATTATTGGAGTAAGTCTCGACACCAATGCTGGCAAGATGAGTAGCGTTGTTAAAGAAAAAGGGTTCACTTGGCCTCAGATATATGAAGGAAAAGCGTGGGATAATCCGCTCCTTCCATCGTGGGGTATCAAGGGAATCCCAGCAACCTTTCTCATCTCACCCGATGGTGAACTCATTTGGAGCGGGCATCCTGCAAATATCGATGTCCCTCTCGCCGAAGCACTCAAAAAGTACGGCTCCAAACTCAAGAAACGCAATGCAGGTGACAGCCTGCGCGAAACTATTGGCGAGGCACTCACTGCTGTCACTAAACGAAACGACTATGCGGAGGCGTTATCGCTTATACAGGACTTCCCCGATGCCGCGATAAAAAACCGAGAAGCAGCAGAAGATGCAGCAGCTCTGGTGGCGGCCTACCGCTTTCCACGCGATGAAGAAGCAAAGCTCGCTGCGACCGAGGCCCTTTCCACTAACGAAGCGGGTGCCAAAGTCATCGCAGGTTTCGAGGCAACCATCCTGGCCAATAATGCCTTCGGCCCCACGACACAACCCGCAACGGTAAAGCCGGCAACCACATCACCGGATGACTTAGTATCTAAAGATAAAACAGACACCGACACAGAAGCTGCTTCCATCCCCGTCGAATCCACCAATACCAGCCGAAATGCTGCTGCTATTTCGCGCGCCATGTTTAACAGTGCTGATAGACGAAAAACTGCGGGGGATCATGTTGCCGCCTATCGTCAATTTAAGGCTACTGCTGCACAGTTTCCTGCGACACCTTCAGGTAGAAAAGCCGTGCTTCGAGTCAATGCTTACGAACGAGACAAGCGATTCATTGATGCCTACCGAGCAGCAGCAGGAGAGAAAGAAGCGATCGAGATCATGAACACTGCCGCCAGTTATGAGAAGGCTGGCAAGCACGAACAGGCGATACCTCTCTACCAGGAAATTATCGAGAAGTACCCCGAAACTGCGACGGCTTTAAAAGCTCGTAAAGCTCTTGAGAAAAAATAA
- a CDS encoding DUF262 domain-containing protein — MKIVLKEITVRELTDGFADNAEQGVVAYGGKLDIRPPYQREFIYKDKQRNAVIDSVRKDFPLNVMYWAVLDDGRYEVIDGQQRTLSICQYVNGDYSIDGLAFHNLQDDQQNQILDYECMVYFCSGSDSEKLDWFRTINIAGEEHTDQELRNAVYAGPWTADAKRYFSKTGCAAYGLASDYVRGSPIRQEYLETAIEWHAGTGGKTIEEYMSKHQHDKNATPLWQYFQRVIAWVKATFPEYRKEMKGVGWGPLYNQFKDEEFDTDKLEKRIAKLMMDEDVEKKSGIYPYVLDGDERHLNIRAFSPNMKREAYEKQKGKCKKCGKKFDIDDMEGDHIKPWHEGGKTDAKNCQMLCKDCNRRKSGN, encoded by the coding sequence ATGAAGATCGTACTCAAAGAAATCACGGTAAGGGAACTAACCGACGGCTTCGCCGACAACGCCGAACAGGGCGTCGTCGCCTACGGCGGCAAACTCGATATCCGTCCGCCGTATCAGCGCGAGTTCATCTACAAGGACAAGCAGCGCAACGCCGTCATCGACTCCGTGCGCAAGGACTTTCCCCTCAACGTCATGTACTGGGCGGTGCTCGATGACGGCCGCTACGAAGTCATCGACGGCCAGCAGCGCACGCTCTCCATCTGCCAGTACGTCAACGGCGATTATTCCATCGACGGCTTGGCGTTCCACAATCTCCAGGACGATCAGCAGAACCAGATTCTCGATTACGAGTGCATGGTGTATTTCTGCTCCGGCAGCGACAGCGAGAAACTGGACTGGTTCCGCACCATCAACATCGCAGGCGAGGAGCACACCGACCAGGAACTGCGCAACGCGGTGTACGCCGGGCCGTGGACCGCCGATGCCAAGCGGTATTTCAGCAAGACGGGTTGTGCCGCGTACGGCTTGGCGAGCGATTACGTCCGGGGCAGCCCGATCCGGCAGGAATATCTGGAGACGGCGATCGAGTGGCACGCGGGTACGGGGGGGAAGACCATTGAAGAGTACATGTCGAAGCATCAGCACGACAAGAATGCCACGCCGCTGTGGCAGTACTTTCAGCGGGTGATCGCGTGGGTGAAGGCGACGTTCCCCGAATATCGCAAGGAGATGAAGGGGGTGGGCTGGGGGCCGCTCTATAACCAGTTCAAGGACGAGGAGTTTGATACGGACAAACTGGAGAAGCGGATCGCTAAGTTGATGATGGATGAGGACGTGGAAAAGAAATCCGGCATCTATCCCTACGTTCTCGATGGCGATGAAAGGCACCTGAACATCCGCGCGTTCTCGCCCAACATGAAGCGCGAGGCGTACGAGAAGCAGAAGGGCAAGTGCAAGAAATGCGGCAAGAAGTTTGATATTGACGACATGGAAGGCGACCACATCAAGCCCTGGCACGAGGGCGGCAAGACCGATGCGAAGAACTGCCAGATGCTCTGCAAGGACTGCAATCGGCGCAAGTCGGGGAACTGA
- a CDS encoding adenine-specific methyltransferase EcoRI family protein, whose protein sequence is MAKKAQANGASADTEASGDVVDSGWDALKSDGNPRKPLNRSLHAAKTARQDEFYTQLSDIEKELKHYTKHFKGKTVLCNCDDPKVSNFFHYFSHNFEKLKLKKLITTCYKNCDADLFSQNTGERGIYLEYEGDKNGDRIPGADEIGITRLKGDGDFRSDECIALLKQADIVVTNPPFSLFREYVEQLVKYKKKFVIIGSVNARHYSEIFKLIKENRLWLGYNCTRFFSKPDGSIFETARTFWYTNLDIDKRHEEITLYEKYSAAKYPRYDNLDAIDVSKTSQIPSDYDGLMGVPDGLLDNYNPDQFELIGIPFGDLGKEIGVTKNHRGRTDIAITENGKSRCPYSRIIVRRKN, encoded by the coding sequence ATGGCGAAAAAAGCCCAAGCTAACGGGGCTTCCGCAGATACCGAGGCTTCCGGGGATGTCGTGGATTCCGGGTGGGATGCGTTGAAATCCGACGGAAACCCGCGCAAGCCCCTCAACCGCTCGCTCCACGCCGCCAAGACCGCCAGGCAGGACGAGTTCTACACCCAACTCTCCGACATCGAAAAAGAACTCAAGCACTACACGAAGCACTTCAAGGGCAAAACCGTCCTGTGCAACTGCGATGATCCCAAGGTCAGCAATTTCTTCCACTACTTCTCGCACAACTTCGAGAAGCTGAAGCTGAAAAAGCTGATCACGACCTGCTACAAGAACTGCGACGCCGATCTGTTCAGCCAAAACACCGGCGAGCGGGGAATCTATCTCGAATACGAAGGTGATAAGAACGGCGACCGTATCCCCGGCGCAGACGAAATCGGTATCACCAGGCTCAAAGGTGACGGCGACTTCCGCAGCGATGAGTGCATCGCCCTGCTCAAGCAGGCCGACATCGTCGTCACCAACCCGCCGTTCTCACTGTTCCGCGAGTACGTCGAGCAGTTGGTGAAGTACAAGAAGAAGTTTGTAATCATCGGAAGTGTAAACGCTCGTCACTACAGCGAGATTTTTAAGCTGATTAAGGAGAATCGGTTATGGCTTGGTTACAACTGCACGAGATTTTTCAGTAAACCAGACGGCTCCATTTTTGAGACGGCGAGAACATTTTGGTACACGAATCTCGACATCGACAAGCGGCATGAGGAGATAACGCTGTATGAGAAATACAGCGCTGCCAAATACCCCCGCTACGACAATCTCGATGCAATCGATGTCAGCAAGACCAGTCAAATACCTTCCGATTATGATGGCTTAATGGGTGTTCCCGATGGGCTCCTAGACAATTACAACCCCGACCAATTTGAACTGATAGGCATACCGTTTGGCGATCTAGGCAAAGAAATAGGCGTCACGAAGAACCATCGTGGTCGAACGGACATTGCAATAACCGAAAACGGCAAATCACGTTGCCCGTATTCAAGAATTATTGTCAGGCGGAAGAACTGA
- a CDS encoding ATP-binding cassette domain-containing protein: protein MTDRSPAVEIDDLHVVRGDTPILRGITCRIPAGTCTAILGPNGCGKTTLMRTLTGQMFITSGTVRVLGETIGQTDVRALRKRIGVVNPSAGNSHIANSGAVLDADLTAHDVVLTGFFGTIGLYDQPSPEQNHQADQRLNQVGLSHRRNLKFALLSTGEQRRCMIARALAHMPELLILDEPTAGMDLAGREQVLAAIEMILAQPNAPAVLMITHHVEELSPRTQQVLLMRSGQVLMSGKPTDVITPESLTATFGCKVFVKKIHGRYWLEVLPEAWLDLVRSHSCSSV from the coding sequence ATGACGGATCGATCACCCGCGGTTGAAATCGATGACCTTCATGTTGTGCGAGGCGATACGCCTATCCTGCGCGGTATTACCTGCCGAATTCCCGCCGGCACCTGCACAGCCATCCTTGGACCTAACGGCTGCGGTAAGACCACTCTCATGCGCACGCTCACCGGGCAGATGTTCATCACCTCCGGAACCGTGCGCGTTCTGGGCGAAACGATCGGTCAAACCGATGTCCGCGCACTTCGTAAACGTATTGGTGTAGTAAACCCTTCGGCAGGGAACAGCCATATCGCCAATAGTGGGGCTGTTCTGGATGCTGATCTCACCGCACATGATGTCGTCCTCACTGGATTTTTTGGAACAATTGGACTTTACGACCAGCCGTCTCCTGAGCAGAACCACCAAGCAGATCAACGGCTAAACCAAGTTGGACTGTCGCATCGACGAAACCTGAAATTCGCCCTGCTCTCCACCGGGGAGCAGCGGCGCTGCATGATCGCTCGGGCGTTAGCGCATATGCCGGAACTGCTCATCCTCGATGAGCCGACTGCAGGAATGGACCTTGCTGGTCGCGAACAGGTGCTAGCCGCCATTGAGATGATTCTTGCACAGCCGAACGCACCTGCGGTACTCATGATTACCCACCATGTCGAGGAACTTTCTCCTCGTACGCAGCAGGTGCTGCTCATGCGCAGCGGTCAAGTGCTCATGTCAGGCAAACCAACGGATGTCATCACTCCTGAATCACTGACCGCAACCTTCGGATGCAAGGTGTTTGTAAAAAAGATTCATGGTCGATATTGGCTGGAGGTTCTGCCTGAGGCCTGGCTGGATCTAGTTCGTTCACACTCTTGTTCTAGCGTGTAA
- a CDS encoding prolyl oligopeptidase family serine peptidase has translation MTTRNLNPYLFFDQLGQNHKPKYTFKGKTKAQFSAWQKTVLPRVLATLGEDPPQVDPKPELIAQWNEDGLIKQRWVLDVQPGLAATLLLYRPENLTTGEKRPAIMVCHGHGHLGKDGPMGNSYAPDGRCNSTFINRAYGLQLAKAGFVTYAIDWLGFGERNAKAKPHYSEQVFGRDPCNIYYLNTTILNTTVLAMNLHDARVATDFVCKQKFVDTTNLGVMGGSLGGTMTTWVALTDKRMKASDIICYQGPFYEIAYRTYNVCGSQLTPGLFSLVDVADLQGLLAPRPMLMEIGIHDSCFVADHTIPEYRRLEQIYAAAGAKDRIELDLFLGEHGWGGNKSKPFFRKYLHAKWH, from the coding sequence ATGACCACACGAAACCTCAATCCGTACCTTTTTTTCGATCAACTCGGTCAAAATCACAAGCCCAAGTACACCTTCAAGGGCAAGACGAAGGCTCAGTTTTCGGCTTGGCAAAAAACTGTCCTGCCGCGTGTCCTAGCAACGCTGGGAGAGGATCCCCCACAAGTGGACCCGAAGCCGGAGCTTATTGCCCAGTGGAACGAAGATGGTTTGATCAAGCAGCGATGGGTGTTGGATGTGCAACCCGGTCTGGCTGCGACTCTACTTCTTTACCGGCCGGAAAACCTCACAACGGGTGAAAAACGACCTGCGATCATGGTTTGCCATGGCCACGGACACCTCGGCAAAGATGGCCCAATGGGTAACAGCTATGCTCCGGATGGTCGTTGTAACAGTACCTTTATCAATCGTGCGTACGGGTTGCAGTTGGCCAAGGCTGGGTTCGTCACCTATGCCATCGACTGGCTTGGCTTTGGGGAACGCAACGCAAAGGCCAAACCCCACTATTCCGAACAGGTTTTTGGTCGTGACCCGTGCAACATCTACTATCTCAATACGACCATTCTCAATACAACTGTGTTGGCGATGAACCTCCATGATGCTCGTGTAGCTACAGACTTTGTGTGCAAACAGAAGTTTGTGGATACAACGAACCTGGGAGTGATGGGCGGGTCGCTGGGTGGGACGATGACCACGTGGGTCGCCCTGACGGATAAGCGCATGAAGGCGAGCGACATCATCTGCTATCAGGGGCCCTTCTATGAAATCGCGTACCGCACTTACAACGTCTGCGGTTCACAGCTCACACCGGGTTTATTTTCACTCGTGGATGTAGCTGACCTCCAGGGTTTACTCGCACCCCGACCGATGTTGATGGAGATCGGCATTCATGATTCGTGTTTCGTTGCTGATCATACGATCCCGGAGTACCGCAGACTGGAACAGATTTACGCTGCTGCGGGAGCGAAAGATCGCATCGAATTAGACCTTTTCCTTGGGGAACATGGCTGGGGTGGAAATAAGTCAAAACCATTCTTCCGAAAATATCTTCACGCGAAATGGCACTGA